Genomic DNA from Longimicrobium terrae:
GACGAGCTCACGGAGGTCTACGCCGCGGCGCAGGCCGACCCCACCTTCTGGGATGAACTGCACGCGCTCTGGCGCGACTTCGTGGGGCGCCCCACGCCGCTGTACCGCGCCGACCGCCTGGGCGCGGCGTCCGGCGGCGCGCGCGTGTACCTGAAGCGCGAAGACCTGAACCACACCGGCGCGCACAAGATCAACAACTCGCTGGGGCAGGTGCTTCTCGCCCGGCGCATGGGCAAGCGCCGCATCATCGCCGAGACCGGGGCGGGGCAGCACGGGGTGGCCACCGCCACGGCGTGCGCGCTGTTCGGCCTGGAGTGCATCGTGTACATGGGCGAAGAGGACGTGCGGCGGCAGGCGCTGAACGTCTATCGCATGAACCTGCTGGGCGCGGAAGTCCGCCCCGTCAGCAGCGGCACGCGCACGCTCAAGGACGCCACCAACGAGGCGATCCGCCACTGGGTCACGCACGTCCGCGACACGCACTACATCATCGGCTCCGTCGTCGGGCCTGATCCGTATCCCCGCATGGTGCGCGACTTTCAGAGCATCATCGGCAAGGAAACGCGCGAGCAGATCCTGGCGGTGGAGGGACGGCTTCCCGCGGCGGTCATTGCCTGCGTGGGCGGCGGAAGCAACGCCATCGGCATGTTCCACCCGTTCGTGGGCGACGCGGACGTGCAGCTTGTGGGCGTGGAGGCCGCGGGCGACGGGGTGGATACGCCGCGCCACGCGGCCACCCTCACCGCCGGGCGCCCGGGCGTGCTGCACGGCTGCCTGAGCTACCTGCTGCAGGACGAGGCGGGGCAGGTGGCGGAGGCGCACTCCGTGTCGGCCGGGCTGGACTACCCCGGCGTGGGCCCGGAGCACTCGCACCTCAAGGACAGCGGGCGCGCGACCTACACCAGCATCACCGACGCGGAGGCGCTGGACGCGTTTGCGCGGCTGGCGCGGCTGGAGGGGATCATTCCCGCGCTGGAGTCGGCGCACGCCATCGCCCTGCTGCTGCGCGACGGTGCGCAGTGGAAGGACGCCGGCCCCGTGGTGGTCTGCCTGTCCGGCCGCGGCGACAAGGACGTCGCCCAGGTCGCGGAAATGACCGGCGCCCGCTGACCGTCGTCCAGATCACCCGGCTGATTGATCGCCGGGTGATCCGATCGATGATTTATCGGGCGCTCCGCGGATGACCATCGAAATCTCCCGCTCGGGTGTCGTTGGATGATCCCGGTGATGATCATCGGAATCTTCTGCTGATGCGTCGCTGGATGGCGCGCGGCGGGTCATCCCGCGATCGTGGACCGGATCGCGTGCACGTCGTCGGTTGATGTCCGTCATCGTCCGTCGATGCGGGTCCGCCGGATGAGCCTGATCGCCGGGGGATTCCGCGGGCCAACATCGGATGATGCATGTCATCGTCCGATCGATGGTGGTCCTCGCCGGGTGATCCGCCGACCGGTCAGAGGATGCTCGTCATCTGATGAATGCCGGTCATCGCCGGATGATGCCGGTCGTAGAAAAGGTCGTGCGGATGGTCATCTCCGGATCACCCGCCGACTGCTGGATTGTACGTGATCGTCATCGCGCATCCCGTGTTGCCACACCTGCTACACTTCTGATTCCGCGCGTCCCGTGACCGTGACCCTGCCCTCCGCCGGCCGTTCTGACGCCGCCTCCCCCTGGGAAGGCGACGCTTCGGTGCGCGCGGACGTGCAGGAGGTGGCGCGCGGATTCGCCAAGGCGCTGCGCACGCACCTGCTGTACGAGGGGCACTCGCCGGCGCTGGACCGCTTCGTGGAGACGCTTCGCGAGCGCTTCGCCACGCTGTGGGAGCGGCTGCCGTACCTGGTGCTCCAGGTGGAGGAGAGCGCGCTGATCTGGGAGGGGACGGCCGCCTTTACGGGGGAGGAGCGCGACAACCTCGCATTCTCCCTCTACAAGGACGGCGTCCGCGAGCTGACCTTTCAGCCCGGGTTCGAGGGCGACGACCTCACCGCGTTTCTGGAACTGCTGGCCCGCATCCACCGGCTGCGCGCGGACGAAGAGGACCTGCTGACGCTGCTGTGGGAGCACGACTGGGGCTACTTCCGCTACCGCTACGTGGAGCCGCTGTCGGAGGGCGTCAAGCTTCCCGAGGGCGGCGAGGGCGCGGCGGGACGCGCGTCGCAGCCGCCGCGCGAAGATCCGGCCCCGCTTTCCACCGTGTCCACCGAAGACTTCCGCGAGGCGCTGTACTTCCTGGATGAAGGGGAGATGCGCCGGCTGGAGGGCGAGCTGGACAGGGAGATGCACCGCGACCTGTGGACGGACGTCCTGAACGCGCTGTTCGACCGGTTGGAGGACGGCGAGGCGGAGCGGCAGGGGACGGTGGTGGAGATCTGCGGCGACCTGCTTCCCACCCTGCTGGGCGCGGCGCGGCTGCAGACCGCCTCGTACATGCTGGGCGAGCTGGTGCGCATTGCCACCTCGCGCCGCCTGGCGCCGCCGGTGATGCGCGCGGTCCGCGGCCTGTTTGACCAGATGGCCCGCGCCGACACCGTCGCCGAGCTGGCGCGCATCGTGGACGAGGCGGGCGAGGGGCTGAGCCGCGAGCACCTGTCGTCGCTCCTCTCCTTCTTTCCCCCCGAGTCGCTGGGCCCGCTGCTGCGCGCGGGGGAGAGCGCCGCGTCCGAGCACGCGCGCGCCGCGCTCATGGGCGCGGCGGAGCGGCTGGCCGGCGCCAACGCCGCCTCGCTGCGCGGATTCGCCTCCGACGCGGACCCCGGGATCGCGGCGGGCGCGGCGCGGCTCATCGGCCGGCTGCGGGTGACGGAGGCCGCGGCGGACGTGGCACGGCTGCTGGCCCGGCCGGAGCCCCGGCTGCGCCTGGCCGCGGTGGAGTCGCTGCAGGAGCTGCGGTCGCCCACGGCCAGCGGCGCGCTGGAAGGGGCGCTGGAGGACGCGGACCGCGAGGTGCGCGTGGCCGCGGCCCGCGCCATCTCCGCGCTGCGGTGGACGGCCGCCAAGCCGAAGCTGGAAACGGCGCTGGACAGCAAGCGGCTGCGCGAGGCGGACCTCACGGAGCGCATTGCCTTCTTTGAGGCGTACGGCGGATTGACGGGCGCGGAAGGAGTGCCGCTGCTGGACAAGGTGCTGAACGGAAAGAGCTGGCTGGGCCGGCGCGAAAGCGGCGAGATGCGGGCGTGCGCCGCGCTGGGGCTGGGACGCATCCGCCACCCCGCAGCCGACAAGGCGCTTTCCGCCGCCGCCGCCGACACCGACCCCGTGGTTCGCAACGCCGTGGGCCGCGCCATCCGCGCGCTTCGCCAATGACGGAAACCGCCACCCACCCCGCGCTGGTTTCCGGCGACGAACGCGGCCTGCAGCGCCGCGGCCGCGACCTGCTGTTTTCCGTCAGCGGCGCGCTGCGGGCGCTGCAGCTGTATCCGCTGGAGAACCAGACGGTCGTCAACGCGCTGGCGGAGCTGCACGCCATCACCCAGGACCTGCTGGCGGCGGAAGAGCAGCTGACGGTGCGGTTCGTGGGCGACTTCTTCTTCATCAACGACCTGCGCCTGCGCATCGACCTGCAGAGCTACGCCACCTACGGCGCCGTGGGCCGCGCCCTGTCGCGCCACGGCATCGGCGAGCTGGAGGTGTTTCGCGGCGTGGACGTGCCGGAGTGGACGGCGCTGCTGGCGCTGGTGAACACCGAGCCGGTGGCGGCGGACCCGTTCGGCGGCTTTCTGGAGCGGCTGGGGCGCACGGCGGTGCTGCACCTGGCCGTGGGCCCGGACCGCGAAAGCGAGCCGGACCTGCGCGACAACGAGGCGCGGCGCGTGGCCAAGCGGGCGTACGCGCAGACCGTGGCCGTGGCGCGCGAGGTGATGACGGGGCTGCGGATGGGCAAGGGCGTAAGCCTGCGCCCGGTGAAGCGCGCCGTGCAGTCCATCGTGGACCAGGTGCTGAGCAACGAGGCGTCCATCGTCGGATTGACGAATCTGCGCGACTACGACGAGTACACCTTCACCCACTCGGTGAACGTGTGCATCTTCAGCGTGGCGCTGGGCAAGAAGCTGGGGCTGAACAAGCACCAGTTGTACGAGCTGGGGCTGGGCGCGCTGCTGCACGACGTGGGCAAGGTGCGCATGCCGGTGGACCTCATCAACAAGCCCGGCGCGCTGACGGAGG
This window encodes:
- the trpB gene encoding tryptophan synthase subunit beta, whose protein sequence is MALEAGIAEAVSGRFGVFGGRFVPETLITALDELTEVYAAAQADPTFWDELHALWRDFVGRPTPLYRADRLGAASGGARVYLKREDLNHTGAHKINNSLGQVLLARRMGKRRIIAETGAGQHGVATATACALFGLECIVYMGEEDVRRQALNVYRMNLLGAEVRPVSSGTRTLKDATNEAIRHWVTHVRDTHYIIGSVVGPDPYPRMVRDFQSIIGKETREQILAVEGRLPAAVIACVGGGSNAIGMFHPFVGDADVQLVGVEAAGDGVDTPRHAATLTAGRPGVLHGCLSYLLQDEAGQVAEAHSVSAGLDYPGVGPEHSHLKDSGRATYTSITDAEALDAFARLARLEGIIPALESAHAIALLLRDGAQWKDAGPVVVCLSGRGDKDVAQVAEMTGAR
- a CDS encoding HEAT repeat domain-containing protein, encoding MTVTLPSAGRSDAASPWEGDASVRADVQEVARGFAKALRTHLLYEGHSPALDRFVETLRERFATLWERLPYLVLQVEESALIWEGTAAFTGEERDNLAFSLYKDGVRELTFQPGFEGDDLTAFLELLARIHRLRADEEDLLTLLWEHDWGYFRYRYVEPLSEGVKLPEGGEGAAGRASQPPREDPAPLSTVSTEDFREALYFLDEGEMRRLEGELDREMHRDLWTDVLNALFDRLEDGEAERQGTVVEICGDLLPTLLGAARLQTASYMLGELVRIATSRRLAPPVMRAVRGLFDQMARADTVAELARIVDEAGEGLSREHLSSLLSFFPPESLGPLLRAGESAASEHARAALMGAAERLAGANAASLRGFASDADPGIAAGAARLIGRLRVTEAAADVARLLARPEPRLRLAAVESLQELRSPTASGALEGALEDADREVRVAAARAISALRWTAAKPKLETALDSKRLREADLTERIAFFEAYGGLTGAEGVPLLDKVLNGKSWLGRRESGEMRACAALGLGRIRHPAADKALSAAAADTDPVVRNAVGRAIRALRQ
- a CDS encoding HD-GYP domain-containing protein is translated as MTETATHPALVSGDERGLQRRGRDLLFSVSGALRALQLYPLENQTVVNALAELHAITQDLLAAEEQLTVRFVGDFFFINDLRLRIDLQSYATYGAVGRALSRHGIGELEVFRGVDVPEWTALLALVNTEPVAADPFGGFLERLGRTAVLHLAVGPDRESEPDLRDNEARRVAKRAYAQTVAVAREVMTGLRMGKGVSLRPVKRAVQSIVDQVLSNEASIVGLTNLRDYDEYTFTHSVNVCIFSVALGKKLGLNKHQLYELGLGALLHDVGKVRMPVDLINKPGALTEAEFAILKEHPAEGLLQLFDMRGLAELPLRAMLMAYEHHMKLDQTGYPISVRPRQPTLFSRIVAIADGFDAATSKRSYQSQPWPADKVLREMRDNPGRGFDPLLVKAFISMTGIYPVGSVVILDSFELAVVTARNPRAESVHQPIVQVIYDALGIRLEPPRTLDLAETDPSTGRPLRSIIKTTDPERYGLHVGDYFV